The following coding sequences lie in one Myxococcus xanthus genomic window:
- a CDS encoding site-2 protease family protein, giving the protein MDTVSAARPAPRYWVHLLLLVLTVGTTFTSYLLYFHFQRPYSLGEVSPEAAFRALAFSLSLLAILGTHEMGHYVLARCHRVETSLPYFIPLPVLGVGTLGAVIRIRDRIPNRNALVDIGAAGPLAGLVVALPILFWGLAHSSVVDAPDIPSTTFPGDGSLWAIGRDVFTWVMDRVTNAPPAPETPFNGVQTLFGDSLLMQGLTRLALGPLPEGKDVLVHPVVIAGWFGLLVTLLNLMPVGQLDGGHLAYALWGRRAHWVGRAVALVLLVLTLFVTASWGLWLLVTSKLVGFGHPEVVEPQAPLSPLRKWICALCLLALIGCAMPIPLRQVMT; this is encoded by the coding sequence ATGGATACCGTCTCCGCTGCCCGCCCCGCGCCGCGTTACTGGGTGCACCTGTTGCTCCTGGTGCTGACGGTAGGAACCACCTTCACCTCGTACCTGCTCTACTTCCATTTCCAGCGGCCCTACTCACTGGGAGAGGTGTCCCCCGAAGCGGCCTTCCGCGCGCTGGCCTTCAGCCTGTCGCTGCTGGCCATCCTGGGGACCCATGAGATGGGGCACTACGTGTTGGCGCGCTGTCACCGGGTTGAAACATCCCTGCCTTATTTCATCCCGCTGCCGGTGCTCGGCGTGGGCACGCTGGGCGCCGTCATCCGCATTCGCGACCGCATCCCGAACCGCAACGCCCTGGTGGACATTGGCGCGGCGGGACCGCTCGCGGGGTTGGTGGTGGCCCTGCCCATCCTCTTCTGGGGGCTGGCTCACTCCTCCGTGGTGGATGCGCCGGACATCCCGTCCACCACCTTCCCGGGGGACGGCTCGCTGTGGGCCATTGGCCGGGACGTCTTCACCTGGGTGATGGACCGCGTCACCAACGCGCCGCCCGCGCCGGAGACACCCTTCAACGGCGTGCAGACGCTCTTCGGTGACAGCCTGTTGATGCAGGGCCTGACGCGCCTGGCCCTGGGACCGCTCCCGGAGGGCAAGGACGTGTTGGTCCATCCGGTGGTCATCGCCGGCTGGTTCGGGCTGCTCGTCACGCTGCTGAACCTGATGCCCGTGGGGCAGCTCGACGGCGGGCACCTGGCCTATGCGCTGTGGGGCCGGCGCGCGCACTGGGTGGGCCGCGCGGTGGCGTTGGTGCTGTTGGTCCTCACCCTTTTCGTCACCGCGTCCTGGGGCTTATGGCTGCTGGTGACGAGCAAGCTGGTAGGCTTCGGCCATCCCGAGGTGGTGGAACCCCAGGCACCGCTCAGTCCACTGCGGAAGTGGATTTGCGCGCTGTGCCTGCTGGCACTCATCGGCTGCGCCATGCCCATTCCCCTGCGCCAGGTGATGACATGA
- a CDS encoding ATP-dependent DNA helicase, translated as MSLSVSTPPSVDSLLGPGGALEVALPAYEHRPEQLQMARAVERAFAEHSYLLAEAGTGTGKTLAYLVPALLSGRRVVVSTATKTLQDQIFFKDLPLMREKMGLRFEAAYLKGRSNYLCLHRYDAFSKEPQFGSREESRYWPKLKAWAEETDTGDRSELDLPESFSAWSRLSTTSETCVGTKCPQYETCFVTRMRKRAEQADLLVVNHHLFFADLALRSSGKRTEGVLPWYEAVIFDEAHALEDAASGHFGCSVSNYRLEELARDAVASLKEDDARHAMLRALAARLRAGADALFAQAPRALGLSGHEASVALRSEVMAKLSTPLEGVRDALAALSAFTVGEREPELAAITRRSDEMEEQLSFLEKAESSDHVYWAEQRGKGLFLRASPIDVAKELRERMYGALDTVVYTSATLAADSRFDFFANRMGLYGEDGQPVTRVRTLAVPSPFDYPSQAALYLPTHLPDPAAPGFIEEAAEEIERLCEVTGGRAFVLFTSLRNMVRAYELVAPRLPYQSLLQGERPKQQLLEAFRETPSVLFAAHSFWEGVDVPGDALSLVIIDRLPFASPGDPLVAARIKQLQQRGEEPFELYQLPHAALALRQGFGRLIRTQSDRGIVAMLDRRIVTKAYGRVFLDSLPPARRMEDVVSLSRWFNGPVRPVRTLR; from the coding sequence ATGTCGCTCTCCGTCTCCACCCCTCCGTCCGTCGACAGCCTGCTCGGTCCGGGAGGCGCGCTCGAGGTCGCGCTGCCCGCGTACGAGCACCGCCCGGAGCAGCTTCAGATGGCGCGCGCCGTGGAGCGGGCCTTCGCCGAGCACAGCTACCTGCTGGCCGAGGCGGGAACCGGCACGGGCAAGACGCTCGCCTACCTGGTGCCCGCGCTGCTGTCGGGACGCCGGGTGGTCGTGTCCACGGCCACCAAGACCTTGCAGGACCAGATCTTCTTCAAGGACCTGCCGTTGATGCGGGAGAAGATGGGCCTGCGCTTCGAGGCCGCGTACCTCAAGGGCCGCAGCAACTACCTCTGCCTGCACCGCTATGACGCCTTCTCCAAGGAGCCGCAGTTCGGCTCGCGCGAGGAGTCGCGCTACTGGCCCAAGCTGAAGGCGTGGGCGGAGGAGACGGACACCGGCGACCGCAGCGAGCTGGACCTGCCCGAGTCCTTCAGCGCCTGGTCGCGCCTGTCCACCACGTCCGAGACGTGCGTGGGCACCAAGTGCCCGCAGTACGAGACGTGCTTCGTCACGCGCATGCGCAAGCGCGCGGAGCAGGCGGACCTGCTGGTGGTCAACCACCACCTCTTCTTCGCGGACCTGGCGCTGCGCAGCTCCGGCAAGCGCACCGAGGGCGTGCTGCCCTGGTACGAGGCCGTCATCTTCGACGAGGCCCATGCGCTGGAAGACGCGGCCAGCGGCCACTTCGGTTGCAGCGTGTCCAACTACCGGCTGGAGGAGCTGGCGCGGGACGCGGTGGCGTCGCTGAAGGAGGACGACGCCCGCCACGCCATGCTGCGCGCGCTGGCGGCCCGGTTGCGCGCGGGGGCGGATGCGCTCTTCGCGCAGGCGCCCCGGGCGCTGGGGCTGTCCGGCCACGAGGCCTCCGTGGCGCTGCGCTCGGAGGTCATGGCGAAGCTGTCCACGCCGCTGGAGGGCGTGCGTGACGCGCTGGCCGCGTTGTCCGCCTTCACGGTGGGCGAGCGCGAGCCGGAGCTGGCCGCCATCACCCGCCGCTCGGACGAGATGGAGGAGCAGCTCTCCTTCCTGGAGAAGGCCGAGTCCTCGGACCACGTCTACTGGGCGGAGCAGCGGGGCAAGGGCCTCTTCCTGCGCGCCAGCCCCATCGACGTGGCGAAGGAGCTGCGCGAGCGGATGTACGGCGCGTTGGACACGGTGGTGTACACGTCCGCGACGCTGGCGGCCGACAGCCGCTTCGACTTCTTCGCCAACCGCATGGGCCTGTACGGCGAGGACGGCCAGCCGGTGACGCGCGTGCGGACGCTGGCGGTGCCCAGTCCCTTTGACTACCCGTCACAGGCGGCGCTGTACCTGCCTACGCACCTGCCGGACCCGGCCGCCCCGGGGTTCATCGAGGAGGCGGCGGAGGAGATTGAACGGCTCTGCGAGGTGACGGGTGGGCGCGCCTTCGTGCTCTTCACGTCCCTGCGCAACATGGTGCGGGCCTATGAGCTGGTGGCGCCCCGGTTGCCCTATCAGTCGCTGCTGCAAGGCGAGCGCCCCAAGCAGCAACTGCTGGAGGCCTTCCGCGAGACTCCGAGCGTCCTCTTCGCGGCGCACAGCTTCTGGGAGGGCGTCGACGTGCCGGGTGACGCGCTGAGCCTGGTCATCATCGACCGGCTGCCCTTCGCGTCGCCGGGAGACCCGCTGGTGGCCGCGCGCATCAAACAGCTCCAGCAGCGGGGCGAGGAGCCCTTCGAGCTGTATCAGCTCCCGCACGCGGCGCTGGCGCTGCGGCAGGGCTTCGGCCGGCTCATCCGCACGCAGTCGGACCGGGGCATCGTGGCGATGCTGGACCGGCGCATCGTGACGAAGGCGTATGGCCGCGTCTTCCTCGACAGCCTCCCGCCCGCACGCCGCATGGAGGACGTGGTGTCGCTGAGCCGCTGGTTCAACGGACCGGTGCGGCCGGTGCGCACCCTCCGCTGA
- a CDS encoding TonB-dependent receptor, translating into MRPTTWDRVVGLLERASMPDLLVTHRSPHVRPIRVLAPLLWVLASSTVMAAPTPEAQEVPDTNGQPPADAPTREPTEAADADAGRTVVTGSRRPRPARDVPATTTVLPRPEIDRSPTLTQDALVRTVPSAATFRRTPSLVSDPTAQGLNLRGLAPSGVARSLVLLDGIPVNDPFGGWIFWRSLPRLGLERIEVVPSGGSALYGSGALGGVVQLVSRDVTGTQFDADATYGNAHTGMLAARGAEAWGPVRASLEAELLNSDGYPIVSAAQRGAIDADTPSSHAVLNGRVEADATDALTLSARAGLFRENQNGGTQLTTARVELAHFGAGARLRTAHGGTFTLDLFGRVQRFEQDRARITQDRSSEALAASQDVPANDQGASLVWTGPSWTALGTHVLTAGLDARRMAGTSWEQLFPPAPSETSLRLRDTGGTQLSGGVFIEDLYTPSPALELSAALRMDVWRNQNGEQRLERANGAVDTTSFDDRTEQQLSPRLGLRVRPLEGLTLRASAYRAFRAPTLNELYRPFQVGTLLTAANANLGAERLWGAEAGVEAESSSLGLTTRVTGFWNVLDDPITNVTLEQPLPDGSTRQRENLGQARVRGVEASVDWKLARQWTALLAYTFVDPVVTRSPGQPGLVGKQLAQDPRHRGTAIVTFHDPDIVTATVQLRVTGAQFEDDLNERPMGGYAVVDVSASRHLFWKLHVFGAVENLFDREYLAGRAGVDTLGPPLLARIGLRLRDAP; encoded by the coding sequence ATGCGCCCGACGACCTGGGACCGGGTTGTCGGGCTGCTAGAGCGAGCATCGATGCCCGACCTCCTCGTGACTCATCGGAGTCCTCACGTGCGTCCTATCCGGGTGCTCGCGCCCCTGCTCTGGGTCCTCGCCTCCTCCACGGTGATGGCGGCGCCGACTCCTGAGGCTCAGGAGGTTCCCGACACGAACGGGCAGCCGCCGGCAGACGCGCCCACGCGGGAGCCGACGGAGGCAGCGGACGCTGACGCTGGGCGGACCGTCGTCACGGGCTCGCGGCGTCCCAGGCCGGCGCGGGACGTGCCCGCCACCACCACGGTCCTCCCCCGCCCGGAAATCGACCGGAGCCCCACGCTGACACAGGACGCGCTGGTCCGCACCGTGCCCTCCGCCGCCACCTTCCGCCGCACGCCCAGCCTCGTCTCCGACCCGACGGCACAGGGACTCAACCTGCGCGGGCTCGCGCCTTCGGGTGTGGCGCGAAGCCTCGTGCTGCTCGACGGCATTCCCGTCAACGACCCGTTTGGTGGCTGGATTTTCTGGCGCTCGCTGCCACGGCTCGGACTCGAGCGCATCGAGGTCGTCCCCAGCGGAGGCTCCGCCCTCTACGGCAGTGGCGCGCTCGGCGGTGTCGTGCAGCTCGTTTCACGCGACGTCACCGGAACGCAGTTCGACGCGGATGCCACCTACGGCAACGCGCATACGGGCATGCTCGCGGCACGCGGGGCGGAGGCGTGGGGCCCCGTCCGCGCCTCGCTGGAGGCAGAGCTGCTCAACAGCGACGGCTACCCCATCGTCAGTGCCGCCCAGCGCGGCGCCATCGACGCGGACACGCCCAGCAGCCATGCCGTCCTCAACGGGCGCGTCGAAGCGGATGCCACCGATGCGCTCACCCTCTCCGCTCGCGCCGGTCTCTTCCGCGAGAACCAGAACGGCGGCACCCAGCTCACCACCGCGCGCGTGGAGCTGGCGCACTTCGGCGCGGGCGCACGGCTGCGCACCGCGCACGGCGGCACCTTCACGCTGGACCTCTTCGGCCGCGTGCAGCGCTTCGAACAGGACCGCGCGCGCATCACCCAGGACCGCTCTTCCGAGGCACTGGCCGCCAGTCAGGACGTACCGGCCAACGACCAGGGCGCGTCCCTCGTCTGGACCGGCCCGTCCTGGACAGCCCTGGGCACGCACGTCCTCACCGCCGGCCTGGATGCGCGCCGCATGGCGGGCACGTCCTGGGAGCAGCTCTTCCCTCCCGCGCCCTCGGAGACCTCCCTCCGCCTGCGCGACACCGGAGGCACCCAGCTGTCCGGCGGTGTCTTCATCGAGGACCTCTACACGCCCTCGCCCGCACTGGAGCTCAGCGCCGCGCTCCGGATGGACGTGTGGCGCAACCAGAACGGTGAGCAGCGTCTGGAGCGCGCCAACGGCGCGGTGGACACGACAAGCTTCGACGACCGCACCGAGCAGCAGCTCAGCCCACGGTTGGGCTTGCGAGTACGTCCGTTGGAAGGGCTCACCCTGCGCGCCTCCGCCTATCGTGCGTTCCGCGCCCCCACGCTCAACGAGCTGTACCGCCCCTTCCAGGTGGGCACCCTCCTCACCGCCGCCAACGCCAACCTGGGCGCGGAGCGGCTGTGGGGCGCCGAGGCCGGCGTGGAGGCCGAGTCCTCCTCGCTGGGCCTCACCACGCGCGTGACGGGCTTCTGGAACGTGCTCGACGACCCCATCACCAACGTCACGCTGGAGCAGCCGCTTCCGGATGGATCCACGCGCCAGCGGGAGAATCTGGGACAGGCGCGGGTGCGCGGCGTGGAGGCGAGCGTGGACTGGAAGCTGGCACGTCAGTGGACGGCGCTGCTCGCGTACACCTTCGTGGACCCCGTCGTGACGCGCTCGCCGGGACAACCCGGGCTGGTGGGCAAGCAACTCGCGCAGGACCCCCGACACCGGGGCACCGCCATCGTCACCTTCCACGACCCCGACATCGTGACGGCCACGGTGCAGCTTCGCGTGACGGGCGCTCAGTTCGAGGACGACCTCAACGAGCGCCCCATGGGCGGCTACGCCGTGGTGGACGTGTCCGCCAGCCGCCACCTCTTCTGGAAGTTGCACGTCTTCGGCGCGGTGGAGAACCTCTTCGACCGCGAGTACCTCGCGGGCCGCGCCGGGGTGGACACGTTGGGTCCACCCCTGCTGGCGCGCATCGGCCTGCGGCTGCGCGACGCGCCCTGA